One window of the Candidatus Terasakiella magnetica genome contains the following:
- a CDS encoding substrate-binding periplasmic protein, producing the protein MSILMKNKKLLSLVIYLACILPLCVTHAIAANKPSIVICGTTWGKLSGPSLPNKGFVADLVLRVFQHAGYEAKYEIVPWARCIAGVKELKYDLVASAWHGDEIDEEYNYLNDILIDSINFIVPEGSTIKSGNIESFYGLHVGMVRETTGIVEAFSKEDRNNLNISYTANLSSLPKMLIGKRFDAIVGDPVNLNEVMKEQGLNVHHKLITLQPPLKTNIQAPIISKKHPNKDQIISDFNNSFRILVSEGMYDDLITLHDYQANYPK; encoded by the coding sequence ATGAGTATATTAATGAAAAATAAAAAGTTGCTTAGCTTAGTAATATATCTAGCGTGTATTTTGCCTCTTTGCGTCACACATGCGATTGCCGCAAATAAACCTTCCATCGTGATTTGTGGCACGACATGGGGAAAGTTATCAGGGCCAAGCCTTCCAAATAAGGGATTTGTTGCAGATTTGGTTTTACGTGTTTTTCAACATGCCGGATATGAAGCTAAATACGAAATTGTCCCTTGGGCAAGATGTATAGCAGGGGTTAAAGAACTGAAGTATGACCTTGTTGCTTCAGCTTGGCATGGGGACGAAATAGATGAGGAGTACAATTATTTAAATGATATATTAATTGATTCCATTAACTTCATTGTTCCCGAAGGTTCTACAATAAAAAGTGGAAATATTGAAAGTTTTTATGGCCTACATGTGGGTATGGTTAGAGAAACCACTGGAATTGTAGAAGCGTTTTCTAAAGAAGATAGAAATAACCTCAATATAAGCTATACTGCGAACCTTAGCAGTCTTCCTAAAATGCTAATTGGTAAAAGGTTTGATGCTATTGTTGGAGACCCTGTTAATCTTAACGAAGTTATGAAAGAACAAGGGCTTAATGTTCATCACAAGCTTATTACACTGCAACCACCATTGAAGACCAATATTCAAGCTCCTATTATTTCAAAGAAGCATCCAAATAAAGATCAGATTATTTCAGATTTTAATAATTCTTTTCGTATATTGGTGTCTGAGGGAATGTATGATGATTTGATCACATTGCATGATTATCAAGCCAATTATCCTAAATAG
- a CDS encoding substrate-binding periplasmic protein → MIRISLTFLFILLSCSVARANETITLSTHLAPNSLVYKTTKAILTEAFRRVGKDLILRATPGERPIIEAENGKTDGDAHRIFDIIKIKKLKNLVRVPEVQQVISDYAWSKTVNNLDDGWEGLDKYRVGVHSGSILISEKATQYAKSVTKVGKHDLLFEMLKLDRFDILITTPSAAEVLKTNQFKNSGIRKIGKPLTSLPIYTYLHKRHKDLVSKLAQALRSMKADGSYDKILSKFD, encoded by the coding sequence ATGATTAGAATATCTCTGACATTTCTTTTTATTCTTCTTTCATGCAGCGTTGCACGAGCAAATGAGACAATTACGCTTTCAACTCACCTTGCACCAAATAGTCTCGTTTACAAAACAACCAAAGCCATCTTGACTGAAGCTTTTCGTCGTGTTGGCAAAGATTTGATATTGCGTGCAACACCAGGTGAAAGACCTATTATTGAAGCTGAGAATGGAAAAACAGACGGTGACGCTCACCGTATCTTTGATATCATAAAAATTAAAAAGTTGAAAAATTTGGTTCGCGTACCTGAGGTTCAACAAGTTATTAGCGACTATGCATGGTCAAAAACTGTTAATAATTTGGATGACGGGTGGGAAGGGTTAGATAAATATAGAGTTGGAGTTCATTCAGGCTCAATTCTGATTTCAGAAAAGGCAACACAATATGCTAAATCTGTTACAAAAGTCGGAAAGCATGACCTCTTATTCGAAATGCTGAAATTAGATCGATTTGACATTTTAATTACGACACCTTCAGCTGCTGAAGTTCTTAAAACAAACCAATTTAAAAATAGTGGAATTCGTAAAATCGGAAAACCGCTTACGTCGCTTCCGATTTATACTTATCTACATAAAAGACATAAAGACTTAGTCTCAAAACTGGCCCAAGCACTTCGATCAATGAAAGCCGATGGAAGTTACGATAAAATTCTAAGCAAATTTGACTAA